A genomic window from Myotis daubentonii chromosome 4, mMyoDau2.1, whole genome shotgun sequence includes:
- the LOC132232518 gene encoding THO complex subunit 4-like: MADKVNMSLDDIIGPNRSQRGGSGGARDRSQDRGRDRVSRGGGPFRNRAALDRGRNRPAPYSRPLRQLPDEWQHDRCRRGLGRGAGPVTGGKLLLSNLAFGVSDEDVQQLFAEFGPLKKAGVHYDRSGRSLGTGHVHFARKADALEAMRQYHGAPLDGRPLNIQLVTSQIHTQRSPVQSVNRGGVTPHRGSGGLGGGMPSRARGGSRATGRDTGRNSQQQISAEELDAQLDAYNSMRSTKRLDAQVNTGGALRGTKKWDSQKDAYNPMGGTEELDAQLDASDAMMDTS; the protein is encoded by the exons ATGGCCGACAAAGTCAACATGTCTCTGGACGACATCATTGGGCCGAACCGGAGCCAGCGGGGCGGCAGCGGCGGGGCTAGGGACCGAAGccaggaccgaggccgggaccgag TGAGCCGGGGCGGCGGGCCGTTCCGGAACCGGGCGGCCCTCGaccgaggcaggaaccggccggcgCCCTACAGCAGGCCGCTGAGACAGCTTCCCGACGAGTGGCAACACGACCGCTGCcgcaggggcttgggcaggggcgccgGCCCGGTGACCGGGGGGAAGCTGCTTCTGTCCAACCTGGCCTTCGGAGTGTCCGACGAGGACGTCCAGCAGCTGTTTGCGGAGTTCGGGCCTCTGAAGAAGGCCGGGGTCCACTACGACCGCTCCGGCCGCAGCCTGGGAACAGGCCACGTGCACTTTGCGCGGAAGGCAGACGCCCTCGAAGCCATGAGACAGTACCACGGCGCCCCTTTGGATGGCCGTCCCCTCAACATCCAGCTCGTCACCTCACAGATACACACGCAGCGCAGCCCGGTACAGAGTGTCAACAGGGGCGGGGTGACTCCACACCGAGGATCTGGAGGCTTGGGCGGCGGCATGCCGAGTCGCGCCCGCGGAGGCAGCCGGGCTACAGGCCGGGACACCGGGCGCAATTCACAGCAACAGATCTCTGCGGAGGAGTTGGACGCTCAGCTGGACGCTTACAACTCCATGAGgagcaccaaaaggttggacGCCCAGGTGAACACTGGCGGCGCGCTGAGGGGCACCAAAAAGTGGGACTCCCAGAAGGACGCTTACAACCCGATGGGGGGCACCGAGGAGTTGGACGCCCAGCTGGACGCTTCCGACGCCATGATGGACACCAGCTAA